A single region of the Leptothrix cholodnii SP-6 genome encodes:
- a CDS encoding branched-chain amino acid ABC transporter permease, translated as MTDLRPLKRHRGWIRLAMWGAYAALMLAAPLLWRSSFALTMLSQMGIAIIVCLAYNVLLGQGGMLSFGHAVYSGLGAYLAIHTLNRVAAGDLALPVSLVPLAGGAAGLLFAALLGYVTTRKAGTSFAMITLGIGELVWSLALMLPEFFGGEGGISANRVVGPPVLGISFGPQIELYHLIAIYCFICTAALYAFTRTPLGRILNAVRDNPERVEFIGYSTRSVRWLAFMVSGLFAGIGGGLAALNFEIVTAEVLGAARSGAYLLFVFLGGAGFFVGPIIGAVLMVIALVLLSELTAAWLLYLGLVFVVMVVAAPGGIASLVMANGRIVAAGQMRALLGGYLALGGSALAALAGGSVLIEMLYHRQLDAAAPGPTLNHLGVALDVTSVDSWIGAAWLTLVGAGLFELCRRPFARQWQAAQLAIEDQIRRRGELP; from the coding sequence ATGACTGACTTGCGGCCGCTCAAGCGCCACCGCGGCTGGATCCGGCTCGCGATGTGGGGCGCTTATGCGGCGCTGATGCTGGCCGCGCCGCTGCTGTGGCGCAGCAGTTTCGCGCTGACGATGCTGTCGCAGATGGGTATCGCGATCATCGTCTGCCTGGCCTACAACGTCCTGCTCGGCCAGGGCGGCATGCTGAGCTTCGGCCATGCGGTCTACAGCGGGCTGGGAGCCTATCTGGCGATCCACACGCTCAACCGGGTGGCCGCCGGCGATCTGGCCCTGCCGGTCAGCCTGGTGCCGCTGGCCGGTGGTGCGGCCGGGCTGTTGTTTGCGGCACTGCTCGGTTACGTGACCACACGCAAGGCCGGCACCTCGTTCGCGATGATCACGCTGGGCATCGGCGAGCTGGTGTGGTCGCTGGCGCTGATGCTGCCGGAGTTCTTCGGCGGCGAAGGCGGCATCAGCGCCAACCGGGTGGTCGGCCCGCCGGTGCTGGGCATCAGCTTCGGGCCGCAGATCGAGCTCTATCACCTGATCGCGATCTACTGCTTCATCTGCACCGCCGCGCTCTACGCGTTCACGCGCACGCCTTTGGGGCGCATCCTCAATGCGGTGCGCGACAACCCGGAGCGGGTCGAATTCATCGGCTACAGCACCCGTTCGGTGCGTTGGCTGGCGTTCATGGTGTCGGGCCTGTTCGCCGGCATCGGCGGCGGGCTGGCGGCGCTGAACTTCGAGATCGTCACCGCCGAGGTGCTGGGTGCGGCGCGTTCGGGCGCCTATCTGCTGTTCGTCTTCCTGGGCGGCGCGGGGTTTTTCGTCGGCCCGATCATCGGCGCGGTGCTGATGGTGATCGCGCTGGTGCTGCTGTCGGAGCTGACCGCCGCCTGGCTGCTCTACCTCGGGCTGGTCTTCGTGGTGATGGTGGTGGCCGCACCCGGGGGCATCGCCAGCCTGGTGATGGCGAACGGGCGGATCGTCGCGGCCGGACAGATGCGGGCGCTGCTGGGCGGCTACCTGGCGCTGGGCGGCAGCGCGCTGGCGGCGCTGGCGGGTGGCTCGGTGCTGATCGAGATGCTCTACCACCGCCAGCTCGACGCCGCCGCACCGGGCCCGACGCTGAACCACCTCGGCGTCGCGCTCGACGTCACGAGCGTCGACAGCTGGATCGGCGCGGCCTGGCTCACGCTGGTCGGCGCCGGCCTGTTCGAGCTGTGCCGGCGGCCGTTCGCGCGCCAGTGGCAGGCCGCGCAGCTGGCGATCGAGGACCAGATCCGGCGCCGCGGGGAGCTGCCGTGA
- a CDS encoding lytic murein transglycosylase, which yields MRKPTCPPCRPWLVFTTWAVVALAGCAAAPSTAPQAPAESSVGTPPTPIQADDTALQQDFSRWILSMRDTARTAGIDEATLAVAFDGIRYLPRVVESDRSQPEFTRTVWDYLDRAVSPQRIALGQDKLQQVRPEADAAAARYGVPAAIVVAIWGVESNYGGNFGDIPTIDALATLGFEGRRQTWARDQLLAALKILQNGDIDRAHMIGSWAGAMGQTQFLPSVFLNTAVDADGDGRRDIWGSMADVTASTANFLARAGWQAQQPWGAEVRLPPAFDIGRADAALRQSTAQWAAEGVQSVDGAPLPELADAAILLPAGARGPAFLIGPNFRAILRYNNSTSYALAVALLAQRLAGGPGVQAPWPRDLAALTRSQLLALQTALNERGFDSGTPDGVMGPATRQGLLRYQRSVGLPADGYPTVELLERLLER from the coding sequence ATGCGCAAACCCACCTGCCCGCCGTGCCGCCCGTGGCTCGTCTTCACGACCTGGGCCGTCGTGGCCCTGGCCGGCTGTGCCGCCGCACCCTCGACGGCACCGCAGGCACCGGCCGAGTCGAGCGTCGGCACCCCACCGACGCCGATCCAGGCCGATGACACCGCGCTGCAGCAGGATTTCAGCCGCTGGATCCTGAGCATGCGCGACACGGCCCGTACCGCCGGCATCGACGAGGCCACGCTGGCGGTCGCGTTCGACGGCATCCGCTACCTGCCGCGCGTCGTCGAATCGGATCGCTCGCAGCCCGAATTCACCCGCACGGTCTGGGATTACCTCGATCGCGCCGTGTCACCGCAGCGCATCGCGCTGGGCCAGGACAAGCTGCAGCAGGTCCGCCCCGAAGCCGACGCCGCGGCCGCCCGCTACGGCGTGCCGGCCGCCATCGTGGTCGCCATCTGGGGCGTGGAAAGCAACTACGGCGGCAACTTCGGCGACATCCCGACCATCGACGCGCTGGCCACGCTCGGCTTCGAGGGCCGGCGCCAGACCTGGGCGCGTGACCAGTTGCTCGCTGCGCTGAAGATCCTGCAGAACGGCGACATCGACCGCGCGCACATGATCGGCTCCTGGGCCGGCGCGATGGGCCAGACGCAGTTCCTGCCATCGGTGTTCCTGAACACCGCCGTCGATGCGGACGGCGACGGGCGGCGCGACATCTGGGGCAGCATGGCCGACGTCACCGCGTCGACGGCGAACTTCCTGGCCCGCGCGGGCTGGCAGGCGCAGCAACCGTGGGGCGCCGAGGTCCGCTTGCCGCCGGCGTTCGACATCGGCCGTGCCGATGCCGCGCTGCGGCAATCCACCGCGCAATGGGCCGCCGAGGGCGTGCAGAGCGTGGACGGCGCGCCGCTGCCCGAGCTGGCCGATGCGGCCATCCTGCTGCCCGCGGGCGCACGCGGGCCGGCCTTCCTGATCGGGCCCAACTTCCGCGCCATCCTGCGCTACAACAATTCGACCAGCTATGCGCTCGCGGTCGCCCTGCTGGCGCAGCGCCTGGCCGGCGGCCCCGGCGTGCAGGCGCCCTGGCCGCGTGATCTGGCGGCGCTCACGCGCAGCCAGTTGCTTGCGTTGCAGACGGCGTTGAACGAGCGCGGCTTTGACAGCGGCACGCCCGACGGGGTGATGGGGCCGGCCACGCGCCAGGGGTTGCTGCGCTATCAGCGCAGCGTCGGGCTGCCTGCGGACGGGTATCCCACTGTGGAGTTGCTGGAGCGGTTGCTGGAGCGGTAG
- a CDS encoding branched-chain amino acid ABC transporter permease has protein sequence MLSAGLTLIFSMMGVLNFAHASFYMLGAYLGHSLAAPLGFWPALLLAPIAVGLLGALFERGVLRRLRGHGHVPELLVTFGLSYVVLEGVQLLWGRGPVAFQPPALLQGTAFTIVQSSVHGLSLVAGQAGAELCRGGADELVSCARFPMTRAFMMVVALLMLLALGLLLRRTRIGLVIQAALAHPQMVEALGHDVPRVFMWVFGGGCALAALAGVIGGITFVTEPSMAAVMGSIVFVVVVVGGMGSLAGAFVGSILIGLLQTLPLAVDGSLASLLNALGAGVDARTPGWPILRITLAQAAPILPYLLLVLMLIVRPRGLLGARDD, from the coding sequence ATGCTCAGCGCCGGGCTGACGCTGATCTTCAGCATGATGGGCGTGCTGAACTTCGCCCACGCGAGCTTCTACATGCTGGGCGCCTACCTCGGCCACAGCCTGGCTGCGCCGCTGGGCTTCTGGCCGGCGCTGCTGCTGGCGCCGATTGCGGTCGGGCTGCTGGGCGCGCTGTTCGAGCGTGGCGTGCTGCGCCGCCTGCGTGGCCACGGCCATGTGCCGGAGCTGCTGGTCACGTTCGGGCTGTCGTACGTGGTGCTGGAGGGGGTGCAGCTGCTGTGGGGGCGCGGCCCGGTCGCATTCCAGCCGCCGGCCTTGTTGCAGGGCACGGCGTTCACGATCGTGCAGTCGTCGGTTCACGGCCTGAGCCTCGTGGCCGGCCAGGCCGGCGCCGAGCTGTGCCGCGGTGGCGCCGACGAGCTGGTGAGCTGCGCGCGCTTTCCGATGACCCGCGCCTTCATGATGGTGGTGGCCTTGTTGATGCTGCTGGCGCTGGGGCTGCTGCTGCGGCGCACCCGCATCGGGCTGGTGATCCAGGCGGCGCTCGCGCACCCGCAGATGGTCGAGGCGCTGGGTCACGACGTGCCGCGGGTCTTCATGTGGGTGTTCGGCGGCGGCTGCGCGCTGGCGGCGCTGGCGGGCGTGATCGGCGGCATCACCTTCGTCACCGAGCCGTCGATGGCCGCGGTGATGGGCAGCATCGTCTTCGTGGTGGTGGTGGTGGGTGGCATGGGTTCGCTGGCCGGCGCGTTCGTCGGCTCGATCCTGATCGGCCTGCTGCAGACCCTGCCGCTGGCGGTCGACGGCTCGCTCGCCAGCCTGCTCAATGCGTTGGGCGCCGGTGTCGACGCCCGCACGCCCGGCTGGCCGATCCTGCGCATCACGCTGGCGCAGGCCGCGCCGATCCTGCCGTATCTGCTGCTGGTGCTGATGCTGATCGTGCGCCCGCGCGGGCTGCTCGGTGCGCGCGATGACTGA
- a CDS encoding ABC transporter ATP-binding protein, with protein sequence MSLVPALELLDVHKRFGATGIIRGARLQVRAGERVAIIGPNGAGKSTLFNLISGRLAPDRGEIRLHGQRIDGLAPHQVNRRGLARSFQVSNLFARLSAFENIRCAVLWSLGYRYTFWRFLADLRDANQRADAVLAQIGLARRRDVPAMNLTYAEQRALEIGITIAGGAPVVLLDEPTAGMSRSETQRCVQLIREVTAGRTLLMVEHDMAVVFELADRIAVLVHGEVIAFDTPAAVRADARVQAAYLGAGNAHA encoded by the coding sequence GTGAGCCTCGTGCCTGCGCTCGAACTGCTCGACGTCCACAAGCGCTTCGGTGCGACCGGGATCATCCGCGGCGCCCGGTTGCAGGTGCGCGCGGGCGAGCGGGTGGCGATCATCGGCCCGAACGGCGCGGGCAAGTCGACGCTGTTCAACCTGATCAGCGGCCGGCTGGCGCCCGACCGCGGCGAGATCCGCCTGCACGGCCAGCGCATCGACGGCCTGGCGCCGCATCAGGTCAATCGCCGCGGGCTGGCGCGCAGCTTCCAGGTCAGCAACCTGTTCGCGCGCCTGAGCGCGTTCGAGAACATCCGCTGCGCCGTGCTCTGGAGCCTGGGCTACCGCTACACCTTCTGGCGTTTCCTGGCCGACCTGCGCGATGCCAACCAGCGCGCCGACGCCGTGCTGGCGCAGATCGGCCTGGCCCGGCGCCGTGACGTGCCGGCGATGAACCTGACGTATGCCGAGCAGCGCGCGCTCGAGATCGGCATCACCATCGCCGGCGGCGCGCCGGTGGTGCTGCTCGACGAGCCCACCGCCGGCATGAGCCGCAGCGAAACACAGCGCTGCGTGCAGCTGATCCGCGAGGTCACGGCCGGCCGCACGCTGCTGATGGTCGAACACGACATGGCGGTGGTGTTCGAGCTGGCCGACCGCATCGCGGTGCTGGTGCACGGCGAGGTGATCGCCTTCGACACCCCCGCGGCGGTGCGCGCCGATGCGCGCGTGCAGGCGGCCTACCTCGGCGCGGGGAATGCGCATGCTTGA
- the yegQ gene encoding tRNA 5-hydroxyuridine modification protein YegQ: MKIKPPELLLPAGSLAKMRAAYDFGADAVYAGQPRYSLRARNNEFRLEQIGQGIAEAHARGRKFFVTSNLLPHNDKVRTYLRDIEPVIALRPDALIMADPGLIMMVRERMEKDWPEVPIHLSVQANTVNWAAVKFWQKMGVARIILSRELSLDEVEAIRNECPDIELEVFVHGALCIAYSGRCLLSGYFNRRDPNQGTCTNACRWDYKTHGGTDETDSGEVQPTPPVQLGSDFNFAQAQAEAEGAFAACGGSPRHPLADRVWLLEEKERPGELMPVMEDEHGTYIMNSKDLRAVEHVERLVKIGVDSLKIEGRTKSQYYVTRTAQIYRRAIDDAVAGRPFDPSLLLELEGLSNRGYTAGFLERRPSQDYQNYLSGSSQAHRSQFVGEVKSVREDGWAEVETKNRFAVGDTLEVIHPGGNRRVTLDKMSSLDGEAIQVASGSPLRVWVPLGAPVEGALLARLL; this comes from the coding sequence GTGAAGATCAAACCACCTGAATTGCTGCTGCCCGCCGGATCCCTGGCCAAGATGCGCGCGGCCTACGACTTCGGCGCCGACGCCGTCTATGCGGGCCAGCCGCGCTACTCCTTGCGCGCGCGCAACAACGAGTTCCGGCTCGAACAGATCGGGCAAGGCATCGCCGAGGCGCACGCGCGCGGCCGCAAGTTCTTCGTCACCAGCAACCTGCTGCCGCACAACGACAAGGTGCGCACCTACCTGCGCGACATCGAGCCGGTGATCGCGCTGCGGCCCGACGCGCTGATCATGGCCGACCCCGGCCTGATCATGATGGTGCGCGAGCGCATGGAAAAAGACTGGCCCGAGGTGCCGATCCACCTTTCGGTGCAGGCCAACACGGTCAACTGGGCGGCGGTCAAGTTCTGGCAGAAGATGGGCGTGGCACGCATCATCCTGTCGCGCGAGCTGAGCCTGGACGAGGTCGAGGCCATCCGCAACGAATGCCCGGATATCGAGCTGGAGGTGTTCGTGCACGGCGCGCTGTGCATCGCCTATTCGGGCCGCTGCCTGCTGTCGGGCTACTTCAACCGGCGGGATCCGAACCAGGGCACCTGCACCAACGCCTGCCGCTGGGACTACAAGACCCACGGCGGCACCGACGAGACCGACAGCGGCGAGGTCCAACCCACCCCGCCGGTTCAGCTCGGCAGCGACTTCAACTTTGCCCAGGCGCAGGCCGAGGCCGAGGGCGCCTTTGCCGCCTGTGGTGGCAGCCCGCGCCACCCGCTGGCCGACCGGGTCTGGCTGCTCGAAGAAAAGGAGCGCCCCGGCGAGCTGATGCCCGTGATGGAAGACGAACACGGCACCTACATCATGAACAGCAAGGACCTGCGCGCGGTCGAGCACGTCGAGCGGCTGGTGAAGATCGGCGTCGATTCGCTCAAGATCGAAGGCCGCACCAAGAGCCAGTACTACGTGACGCGCACCGCGCAGATCTATCGCCGGGCGATCGACGATGCGGTGGCCGGGCGGCCGTTCGACCCGAGCCTGCTGCTGGAGCTCGAAGGCCTGTCGAATCGCGGCTACACCGCCGGCTTCCTGGAACGCCGCCCGAGCCAGGACTACCAGAACTACCTCAGCGGCAGCTCGCAGGCGCACCGCAGCCAGTTCGTCGGCGAGGTCAAAAGCGTGCGCGAAGACGGCTGGGCCGAGGTCGAGACCAAGAACCGCTTTGCGGTGGGCGACACGCTGGAGGTGATCCACCCGGGCGGCAACCGGCGGGTCACGCTCGACAAGATGAGCAGTCTCGACGGCGAGGCCATCCAGGTCGCGTCGGGCAGCCCGCTGCGGGTCTGGGTGCCGCTGGGCGCGCCGGTCGAGGGGGCTCTGCTGGCGAGGTTGCTCTAG